One Cellulosimicrobium protaetiae genomic region harbors:
- the dtd gene encoding D-aminoacyl-tRNA deacylase, giving the protein MRAVVQRVARASVSVVAEDGTTEVVGAIDRPGLLALVGVTHDDGDAQVETIARKIAELRILAGERSVLDDGAPVLVVSQFTLYADTRKGRRPSWNGAAPGPVAEPLVDAVVERLRARGVEVATGRFGAHMAVDLVNDGPVTLLLEA; this is encoded by the coding sequence GTGAGGGCCGTCGTGCAGCGCGTCGCGCGCGCGAGCGTGAGCGTCGTCGCCGAGGACGGGACGACGGAGGTCGTGGGGGCGATCGACCGCCCGGGGCTGCTCGCGCTCGTCGGCGTGACCCACGACGACGGCGACGCCCAGGTCGAGACGATCGCGCGCAAGATCGCGGAGCTCCGGATCCTCGCGGGGGAGCGGTCCGTCCTGGACGACGGGGCGCCCGTCCTCGTCGTCAGCCAGTTCACGCTCTACGCGGACACGAGGAAGGGCCGCCGCCCGTCGTGGAACGGCGCGGCGCCCGGGCCGGTCGCCGAGCCGCTGGTCGACGCGGTCGTCGAGCGGCTCCGGGCGCGCGGCGTCGAGGTCGCGACCGGCCGGTTCGGTGCGCACATGGCCGTCGACCTGGTCAACGACGGCCCGGTGACGCTCCTCCTCGAGGCGTGA
- a CDS encoding CorA family divalent cation transporter: MTTTLPEAAGLTPARSVSTAYGSGTADRPLPAPARGGTDLRAHSTGSPRFDPRVLRSRWVQVAAGDPDAAARAVRHGVDFATAGGRVWETDAHVYLPVTATRRDGDRVVHERIVLALSPDVVVTAQPQRHYAVFDKAIARMRRTPWLIGSSYGVAYALLYALNEAADRVVAHASDLLEDMSDEIDEATRGVDARGREIGVSDMQDTITRMNRAEEIVSRAQESQLSLARAARHLRSEIADSDPVLAGLVETLVADVDGVKEHASFEHDKVRYLQQAIMTSLDVKQAQIVKVFTIITAVFLPPTLIASFYGMNFTHMPELDRPYGFTLTVLLTLVAAVIPLAYIKRRGWLR, encoded by the coding sequence ATGACGACGACGCTCCCCGAGGCGGCCGGGCTCACCCCGGCGCGCAGCGTCAGCACCGCGTACGGCAGCGGCACTGCCGACCGACCGCTGCCCGCGCCCGCGCGCGGCGGGACCGACCTGCGAGCCCACAGCACCGGTTCGCCCCGGTTCGACCCGCGGGTCCTGCGGTCGCGCTGGGTCCAGGTCGCGGCGGGCGACCCCGACGCCGCGGCCCGGGCCGTGCGGCACGGCGTCGACTTCGCGACCGCCGGCGGCCGCGTCTGGGAGACGGACGCGCACGTGTACCTCCCCGTGACGGCGACCCGGCGCGACGGCGACCGGGTCGTGCACGAGCGCATCGTGCTCGCCCTGTCCCCCGACGTCGTCGTGACGGCCCAGCCGCAGCGCCACTACGCGGTCTTCGACAAGGCGATCGCCCGCATGCGCCGCACCCCGTGGCTCATCGGCTCGTCCTACGGCGTCGCCTACGCGCTGCTGTACGCGCTCAACGAGGCGGCCGACCGCGTCGTCGCGCACGCGAGCGACCTCCTCGAGGACATGAGCGACGAGATCGACGAGGCGACGCGCGGCGTCGACGCGCGCGGCCGGGAGATCGGCGTGAGCGACATGCAGGACACGATCACGCGCATGAACCGCGCCGAGGAGATCGTCTCGCGCGCGCAGGAGTCCCAGCTGTCGCTCGCGCGTGCGGCGCGGCACCTGCGCAGCGAGATCGCGGACTCCGACCCCGTGCTCGCGGGGCTCGTGGAGACGCTCGTCGCGGACGTCGACGGGGTGAAGGAGCACGCGAGCTTCGAGCACGACAAGGTGCGCTACCTCCAGCAGGCCATCATGACCTCGCTCGACGTGAAGCAGGCGCAGATCGTCAAGGTGTTCACGATCATCACGGCCGTGTTCCTGCCCCCGACGCTCATCGCGTCGTTCTACGGCATGAACTTCACGCACATGCCCGAGCTCGACCGGCCGTACGGCTTCACGCTCACGGTGCTCCTGACGCTCGTGGCCGCCGTCATCCCGCTCGCGTACATCAAGCGGCGGGGCTGGCTGCGGTAG
- a CDS encoding helix-turn-helix domain-containing protein, whose product MSEQHDYVVPEPARRADARSARRLERLSSRAQEVDRALAAADEGKGALVWTAEPGMGASATLELVCEAIAVHVPARPHVTLRCRPPAGVPAPGSAVVSVVSQVSQLAGGVVPERLTRVLEPVDPGIGYLPELAAVALAELLVESFDGATVVLVADDLHLQDELSRSVLASLVAQRHAPVVLLGTAAAGALDPSSGPFELRAVPPLAPADALHLLLVERRLAVAPHVAARLAHLLGGNAAALTQTAALLTPEQLSGGSILPDPLPAVPAVRAVFAERIAALSAAERHALLVAAVAVVDRTELLLSATGLAMEEVLDGPLAEHLALVGGRFAFVDPRLRSLVHADARLAERTAAHVALADAHRRADEEDVAVWHSALATLVGDPELVPGLLRIARRHLDRGDVVWAHEVAREAASQAAGEHRAEAFAIAGAAALRSGHVQDAADWLRKASRSGDDALRARTLGPLVAALTLAEGQVPDDVLSPYLRAGQPGDLAPDDVAGVVTGVLNAARLHAERGDGVSTSQLLDTATFLASWCDDDDATAARLALARSWAAVFGVGERGGVPDADLGPDHEAAVQVSRALALAADDRLEDASQTLASAVASLAPVRDGGRWFDGPDAALTPLAEAHVRLAQTLVHLWRGTLTRAADELAEAAFRLPVGLPFAGLGVAAARRLDMMTRGVVGPVATALEETCASPTSRPVRLGLLVDRAMGAAFAHHVTQAATLLELAAERERPDSARMLPLPGLDDVEAWVVAGRHDAAQRALSRRKVDAKELPPSLRSATLVRAEVSLAAPEDLATPLERATRVNRTTASPYEHARTDLCAARALVRAGELQRAHGLFLSAIELFDDAGADPWTTIAREEHADVVRLLGGPVPDEAGPDGVAGSSSGPAVPSAASWATAVRAAGLHAPLPGVLGGARQGAEAPVAHRPAPPDACRLAVRESDVSDEALAELRGRWSDELTERELDVALLVVQGASNREAADQLYLSVRTVEVHLGRVFRKLGVRSRVELTVLAHRVGR is encoded by the coding sequence ATGTCAGAACAGCACGACTACGTGGTACCCGAGCCCGCCCGCCGGGCGGACGCCCGGTCCGCGCGACGGCTCGAGCGGCTCTCATCCCGCGCGCAGGAGGTCGACCGTGCGCTCGCCGCCGCGGACGAGGGCAAGGGTGCGCTCGTGTGGACGGCCGAGCCGGGGATGGGCGCGAGCGCGACGCTCGAGCTCGTGTGCGAGGCGATCGCCGTGCACGTCCCCGCACGACCGCACGTCACGCTCCGGTGCCGGCCGCCCGCGGGCGTGCCCGCCCCCGGGTCGGCGGTCGTCTCCGTCGTCTCGCAGGTCTCGCAGCTCGCCGGCGGCGTGGTCCCCGAGCGGCTCACCCGGGTGCTCGAGCCCGTCGACCCCGGGATCGGGTACCTCCCCGAGCTCGCGGCGGTCGCGCTCGCGGAGCTCCTCGTCGAGTCGTTCGACGGGGCGACCGTCGTCCTCGTCGCGGACGACCTGCACCTCCAGGACGAGCTCAGCAGGTCCGTCCTGGCCAGCCTCGTCGCGCAGCGGCACGCGCCGGTCGTCCTCCTGGGGACCGCAGCGGCGGGCGCCCTCGACCCGTCCTCCGGCCCGTTCGAGCTGCGTGCCGTCCCGCCGCTGGCTCCTGCCGACGCGCTCCACCTGCTGCTCGTCGAACGGCGGCTCGCCGTCGCCCCGCACGTCGCCGCGCGGCTCGCGCACCTCCTGGGCGGGAACGCCGCGGCGCTGACCCAGACGGCCGCGCTGCTCACGCCCGAGCAGCTCTCCGGAGGGTCGATCCTCCCGGACCCCCTGCCGGCCGTCCCCGCGGTGCGCGCCGTCTTCGCGGAGCGGATCGCCGCGCTGAGCGCCGCGGAGCGGCACGCGCTCCTGGTCGCGGCCGTCGCCGTCGTCGACCGGACCGAGCTGCTGCTGTCCGCGACGGGCCTCGCCATGGAGGAGGTCCTCGACGGGCCCCTGGCGGAGCACCTCGCGCTCGTCGGGGGCCGGTTCGCGTTCGTCGACCCGAGGCTCCGCTCGCTCGTGCACGCGGACGCGCGGCTCGCGGAACGGACCGCGGCGCACGTCGCGCTCGCCGACGCGCACCGGCGCGCCGACGAGGAGGACGTCGCGGTCTGGCACTCCGCGCTCGCGACGCTCGTGGGCGACCCGGAGCTCGTCCCGGGCCTGCTGCGGATCGCGCGTCGTCACCTCGACCGCGGCGACGTCGTCTGGGCTCACGAGGTGGCGCGCGAGGCCGCGAGCCAGGCCGCGGGCGAGCACCGTGCGGAGGCGTTCGCGATCGCGGGCGCGGCCGCCCTGCGCTCGGGGCACGTGCAGGACGCCGCGGACTGGCTGCGCAAGGCGTCGCGCAGCGGCGACGACGCGCTGCGCGCGCGGACGCTCGGTCCGCTCGTCGCCGCGCTCACGCTCGCCGAGGGCCAGGTCCCCGACGACGTCCTCTCGCCCTACCTGCGCGCGGGGCAACCGGGCGACCTCGCGCCGGACGACGTCGCCGGCGTCGTGACGGGCGTCCTCAACGCGGCCCGCCTGCACGCCGAGCGAGGCGACGGCGTGAGCACGTCGCAGCTCCTCGACACCGCGACCTTCCTCGCGTCCTGGTGCGACGACGACGACGCGACCGCGGCCCGGCTCGCGCTCGCCCGGTCGTGGGCGGCCGTCTTCGGCGTGGGTGAGCGGGGCGGCGTCCCCGACGCCGACCTGGGGCCCGACCACGAGGCCGCCGTGCAGGTGAGCCGCGCGCTCGCCCTCGCGGCGGACGACCGGCTGGAGGACGCGTCGCAGACCCTCGCGAGCGCGGTGGCGTCCCTCGCCCCGGTGCGCGACGGCGGTCGGTGGTTCGACGGCCCCGACGCCGCGCTCACCCCGCTCGCCGAGGCGCACGTCCGGCTCGCGCAGACGCTGGTCCACCTCTGGCGCGGCACGCTCACACGTGCCGCCGACGAGCTCGCGGAGGCGGCCTTCCGCCTCCCGGTGGGCCTGCCCTTCGCCGGCCTGGGGGTCGCGGCCGCGCGCCGCCTCGACATGATGACCCGGGGTGTCGTGGGCCCCGTCGCGACGGCGCTCGAGGAGACGTGCGCGAGCCCGACGTCCCGCCCGGTCCGGCTCGGCCTGCTCGTGGACCGGGCGATGGGCGCCGCGTTCGCGCACCACGTGACGCAGGCGGCGACGCTGCTCGAGCTGGCCGCGGAGCGCGAGCGTCCCGACAGCGCGCGCATGCTCCCGCTGCCCGGGCTGGACGACGTCGAGGCGTGGGTCGTCGCCGGGCGGCACGACGCGGCGCAGCGGGCGCTGTCGCGCCGGAAGGTGGACGCGAAGGAGCTGCCGCCGTCGCTGCGGTCGGCGACCCTCGTGCGGGCCGAGGTCTCGCTGGCAGCACCCGAGGACCTGGCGACGCCGCTCGAGCGCGCGACCCGGGTGAACCGCACGACCGCGTCGCCGTACGAGCACGCGCGGACCGACCTGTGCGCTGCCCGGGCCCTCGTGCGGGCCGGGGAGCTCCAGAGGGCGCACGGTCTCTTCCTGTCCGCGATCGAGCTGTTCGACGACGCGGGTGCCGATCCGTGGACGACGATCGCGCGCGAGGAGCACGCGGACGTCGTCCGGCTTCTCGGCGGGCCCGTGCCGGACGAGGCGGGCCCCGACGGGGTCGCGGGATCCTCGAGCGGCCCGGCCGTCCCGTCCGCGGCGTCGTGGGCGACGGCCGTGCGTGCTGCTGGTCTGCACGCGCCGCTGCCGGGAGTCCTCGGTGGTGCCCGGCAGGGGGCCGAGGCCCCGGTCGCGCACCGCCCCGCGCCCCCCGACGCGTGCCGGCTCGCGGTGCGCGAGAGCGACGTCTCGGACGAGGCGCTCGCCGAGCTGCGGGGTCGCTGGTCGGACGAGCTCACGGAGCGCGAGCTCGACGTCGCGCTGCTCGTCGTCCAGGGCGCGTCCAACCGGGAGGCCGCGGACCAGCTGTACCTCTCGGTGCGGACCGTCGAGGTCCATCTCGGCCGCGTCTTCCGCAAGCTCGGGGTGCGCTCGCGGGTCGAGCTGACCGTGCTCGCGCACCGCGTGGGGCGTTGA
- a CDS encoding glycosyl hydrolase family 18 protein yields the protein MRALSSRRPSTGRRLGARAAALTTAAALVAGLLAGVAPAQAAIAPPTVSDPGDSDVNGYRNVGYFTQWGVYGRDFKLKKLQDSGAAADLTHINYSFGNIHHQNLTCFIANKAQGTGPNGSDGAGDAWADFGMGYTAATSVAGVADSWDQPLAGSFNQLKQLKAKNPHLRPMISLGGWTWSKNFSKAAATDASRKKLVSSCIDIYIKGNLPVIDGRGGTGAAAGVFDGIDIDWEWPGSNNGEVGNHVDEVNDARNFKLLLKEFRTQLDAYGAQTGKTYLLSAFLPANPDDIAAGGWNDPEIFQYLDFGNVQGYDLHGAWNPSLTGHQGNLWDDPSDPRPANRQFSVDKAVNEYLRTGIDPSQLGIGLAMYGRGWKGATSADPWGPATGAGPGTWEAGNEDYDKLRNRGQDYYDPTTVSAWRYDGDQWWSYDNPRSVAAKADYVVAKKLGGGMWWDLSGNHDGTLLGGFTDKLRAAAPGPVDGTDGPSNPTDPTDPTDPTDPTDPTDPTDPTNPGDCVAAWSASAIYTGGATASFEGKNYRAKWWTQGDRPSAGGPWEATGACGTTNPTDPTDPTDPTDPTDPTDPGTCTAPAWSAAAVYNGGATVSHQGQTYRAKWWTQNNVPGAEQYGPWQSLGAC from the coding sequence ATGAGAGCCCTCTCCAGCAGACGACCCAGCACGGGGCGACGTCTCGGCGCCCGCGCCGCCGCGCTGACGACGGCGGCCGCGCTCGTCGCCGGCCTCCTCGCCGGCGTCGCGCCGGCCCAGGCCGCGATCGCGCCGCCGACCGTGTCCGACCCCGGGGACAGCGACGTCAACGGCTACCGCAACGTCGGCTACTTCACGCAGTGGGGCGTGTACGGCCGTGACTTCAAGCTCAAGAAGCTGCAGGACTCGGGGGCCGCTGCCGACCTGACGCACATCAACTACTCGTTCGGCAACATCCACCACCAGAACCTCACGTGCTTCATCGCGAACAAGGCGCAGGGCACGGGACCCAACGGGTCCGACGGCGCCGGCGACGCGTGGGCCGACTTCGGGATGGGCTACACCGCGGCGACCTCCGTCGCGGGCGTCGCCGACAGCTGGGACCAGCCGCTCGCGGGCTCGTTCAACCAGCTCAAGCAGCTCAAGGCGAAGAACCCGCACCTGCGCCCGATGATCTCGCTCGGCGGGTGGACCTGGTCGAAGAACTTCTCGAAGGCCGCCGCGACCGACGCGTCGCGCAAGAAGCTCGTCTCGTCGTGCATCGACATCTACATCAAGGGCAACCTGCCCGTGATCGACGGACGCGGTGGCACGGGTGCCGCCGCGGGCGTGTTCGACGGCATCGACATCGACTGGGAGTGGCCCGGCTCGAACAACGGTGAGGTCGGCAACCACGTCGACGAGGTGAACGACGCGCGCAACTTCAAGCTCCTGCTCAAGGAGTTCCGCACCCAGCTCGACGCCTACGGCGCCCAGACGGGCAAGACGTACCTGCTCTCGGCGTTCCTGCCGGCGAACCCGGACGACATCGCCGCGGGCGGCTGGAACGACCCCGAGATCTTCCAGTACCTCGACTTCGGCAACGTCCAGGGGTACGACCTGCACGGGGCCTGGAACCCGTCCCTGACCGGCCACCAGGGCAACCTGTGGGACGACCCGAGCGACCCGCGCCCCGCGAACCGCCAGTTCAGCGTCGACAAGGCCGTGAACGAGTACCTGCGCACGGGCATCGACCCGTCGCAGCTCGGCATCGGCCTCGCGATGTACGGCCGCGGCTGGAAGGGTGCCACCTCCGCCGACCCGTGGGGTCCGGCGACGGGTGCCGGTCCCGGCACGTGGGAGGCAGGCAACGAGGACTACGACAAGCTGCGCAACCGCGGTCAGGACTACTACGACCCCACGACGGTCTCCGCCTGGCGGTACGACGGTGACCAGTGGTGGAGCTACGACAACCCCCGGTCCGTGGCGGCGAAGGCCGACTACGTCGTCGCCAAGAAGCTCGGTGGCGGCATGTGGTGGGACCTCTCCGGCAACCACGACGGCACGCTGCTCGGCGGGTTCACCGACAAGCTGCGTGCGGCGGCGCCGGGGCCGGTCGACGGCACCGACGGACCGAGCAACCCGACGGACCCGACCGACCCGACGGACCCGACGGACCCGACCGACCCGACCGACCCGACCGACCCGACGAACCCGGGTGACTGCGTGGCGGCCTGGTCGGCGAGCGCGATCTACACCGGGGGAGCGACGGCGTCGTTCGAGGGCAAGAACTACCGCGCGAAGTGGTGGACCCAGGGCGACCGCCCGAGCGCGGGCGGCCCGTGGGAGGCGACCGGTGCGTGCGGGACGACGAACCCGACCGACCCGACCGACCCGACGGACCCGACGGACCCGACGGACCCGACGGACCCCGGGACCTGCACCGCACCGGCATGGTCGGCGGCCGCGGTCTACAACGGCGGGGCGACGGTCTCGCACCAGGGCCAGACGTACCGCGCGAAGTGGTGGACGCAGAACAACGTCCCGGGCGCGGAGCAGTACGGCCCGTGGCAGTCGCTCGGCGCCTGCTGA
- a CDS encoding glycosyl hydrolase family 18 protein has protein sequence MRLSLSSRARSPRAPGRAPQVLAAATTLAVLVTGAVGAATAQAASPVPAAATTPCAAPWSATPAYSGGATVSYQGQNFRAKWWTQNQAPSTSPDAPWQSLGACGDGPTTEPTTEPTTEPTTEPTTEPTTEPTTSPSTNPHEKCRPDGMVQTPGVDTPYCDVYDEAGREKLPNGLDRRVIGYFTSWRTGANDQPRYLASDIPWTKISHINYAFAHVDGQNKVSVNASAPGNVATDTTWPGVAGAEMDPSLPYEGHFNLLAKYKKANPGVKVIPAVGGWAETGGYFDAAGNRVASGGFYTMTESQAKIDTFADSVVAFVREYGFDGIDIDYEYPTSNNQAGNPDDFHISDKRRGQLFKGYIDLMRTLREKLDVAGAQDGEYYMLTTATPSSGWLLRGMEVYQVTQYTDYVNMMTYDLHGAWNEYVGGNGALFDDGKDPELAAGGVYTAYKGIGYLNGDWSSHYFRGAMQGGRINLGVPFYTRGFQNVQGGTYGMGGRAPATASTKCPAGTNNKCGDGADGIDNLWYDSDPQGVAIPAGANPIWHVLNLEKGVVGDYAAAYKVPTTIQGSYERHFDPVTKNEWWWNAQTKTFLSGDADQAITAKADYVNSTGLGGLMIWELAGDYDYDQAKGQYEMGSSLVDIMHTKFSSSTPYGASKANADRPMPTKALDLDIRYTEFALGDNNYPISPKVVFTNNGAKDIPAGSLISFQYGTTDTGEMSDWSGLKTTVTAKGHTGDNVGGLDGDFHTVQFTVPTGGIPAGGSITNQLKWAMPAAQFSNVIVTVDGVAYSTTYDHLHGVTVVDLPATGGGTGGGDGGTGGTGSCTAPAWAAGTVYTGGTVVSHGGKVWTARYWNQNDTPGASAWGPWADGGAC, from the coding sequence ATGCGGTTGTCCCTGTCCTCCCGGGCGCGCTCCCCGCGCGCGCCCGGCCGTGCGCCCCAGGTCCTCGCGGCCGCCACCACGCTCGCGGTCCTCGTGACCGGCGCGGTCGGCGCCGCGACGGCCCAGGCGGCGTCGCCGGTCCCCGCGGCGGCGACCACGCCCTGCGCCGCACCCTGGTCCGCCACCCCGGCCTACTCGGGCGGTGCCACCGTCTCCTACCAGGGGCAGAACTTCCGGGCGAAGTGGTGGACGCAGAACCAGGCCCCGAGCACGTCCCCGGACGCCCCGTGGCAGTCGCTCGGCGCGTGCGGCGACGGCCCGACGACGGAGCCCACGACGGAGCCCACCACCGAGCCGACCACGGAGCCGACGACGGAGCCGACGACGGAGCCGACGACGAGCCCGTCCACGAACCCGCACGAGAAGTGCCGGCCCGACGGCATGGTCCAGACGCCCGGGGTCGACACGCCCTACTGCGACGTCTACGACGAGGCGGGACGCGAGAAGCTCCCCAACGGCCTCGACCGCCGCGTCATCGGCTACTTCACGTCGTGGCGCACCGGGGCGAACGACCAGCCCCGCTACCTCGCGAGCGACATCCCGTGGACCAAGATCTCGCACATCAACTACGCGTTCGCGCACGTCGACGGGCAGAACAAGGTGTCGGTGAACGCCTCCGCCCCGGGCAACGTCGCGACGGACACGACGTGGCCGGGTGTCGCCGGCGCGGAGATGGACCCGAGCCTGCCGTACGAGGGCCACTTCAACCTGCTCGCCAAGTACAAGAAGGCGAACCCGGGGGTCAAGGTCATCCCCGCCGTGGGTGGCTGGGCCGAGACGGGCGGCTACTTCGACGCTGCCGGCAACCGGGTCGCGTCGGGCGGCTTCTACACGATGACGGAGTCGCAGGCGAAGATCGACACGTTCGCCGACTCGGTCGTCGCGTTCGTCCGTGAGTACGGGTTCGACGGCATCGACATCGACTACGAGTACCCGACGTCGAACAACCAGGCCGGCAACCCCGACGACTTCCACATCTCCGACAAGCGCCGCGGGCAGCTCTTCAAGGGCTACATCGACCTCATGCGGACGCTGCGCGAGAAGCTCGACGTCGCGGGCGCCCAGGACGGCGAGTACTACATGCTCACGACGGCGACGCCGTCGTCCGGGTGGCTGCTGCGCGGCATGGAGGTCTACCAGGTCACGCAGTACACCGACTACGTCAACATGATGACGTACGACCTGCACGGCGCCTGGAACGAGTACGTGGGCGGCAACGGCGCCCTGTTCGACGACGGCAAGGACCCCGAGCTCGCGGCCGGCGGCGTCTACACGGCGTACAAGGGCATCGGCTACCTCAACGGCGACTGGTCGTCGCACTACTTCCGCGGTGCGATGCAGGGCGGTCGTATCAACCTCGGTGTCCCGTTCTACACGCGCGGGTTCCAGAACGTGCAGGGCGGCACCTACGGCATGGGAGGCCGCGCCCCGGCCACGGCCTCGACGAAGTGCCCCGCGGGGACGAACAACAAGTGCGGTGACGGTGCCGACGGTATCGACAACCTCTGGTACGACTCCGACCCCCAGGGCGTCGCGATCCCGGCGGGCGCGAACCCGATCTGGCACGTCCTCAACCTCGAGAAGGGCGTCGTCGGCGACTACGCCGCGGCGTACAAGGTCCCCACGACCATCCAGGGTTCGTACGAGCGCCACTTCGACCCGGTGACGAAGAACGAGTGGTGGTGGAACGCCCAGACGAAGACGTTCCTCTCCGGCGACGCCGACCAGGCGATCACCGCCAAGGCCGACTACGTGAACAGCACCGGTCTCGGCGGCCTCATGATCTGGGAGCTCGCGGGCGACTACGACTACGACCAGGCCAAGGGCCAGTACGAGATGGGCAGCTCGCTCGTCGACATCATGCACACCAAGTTCTCCTCCTCGACGCCGTACGGCGCGTCGAAGGCGAACGCGGACCGCCCGATGCCGACGAAGGCCCTCGACCTCGACATCCGGTACACCGAGTTCGCGCTCGGCGACAACAACTACCCGATCTCGCCGAAGGTGGTCTTCACCAACAACGGGGCGAAGGACATCCCGGCGGGCTCGCTGATCTCGTTCCAGTACGGCACCACGGACACGGGCGAGATGAGCGACTGGAGCGGCCTCAAGACGACCGTGACCGCGAAGGGCCACACCGGCGACAACGTGGGCGGGCTCGACGGCGACTTCCACACCGTGCAGTTCACGGTGCCGACCGGCGGCATCCCCGCCGGGGGCTCGATCACGAACCAGCTCAAGTGGGCGATGCCCGCGGCACAGTTCTCGAACGTGATCGTGACCGTCGACGGCGTCGCCTACTCGACCACGTACGACCACCTGCACGGCGTCACCGTCGTCGACCTGCCGGCCACCGGTGGTGGCACGGGTGGCGGTGACGGGGGCACGGGCGGCACCGGCTCGTGCACGGCCCCGGCGTGGGCCGCGGGGACCGTGTACACGGGCGGGACGGTCGTCAGCCACGGCGGCAAGGTGTGGACCGCGCGGTACTGGAACCAGAACGACACCCCGGGCGCCTCGGCCTGGGGGCCGTGGGCGGACGGCGGCGCGTGCTGA
- a CDS encoding peptidase, with protein sequence MITSGGRRLAARALAVTTTAAAAALLAAPAAVAADGDTYVPEPTIDLTVLTPVCDGDVPYLEYAVDVTGTDNDTATITWINPDGDDIVQSGMPLSGRVLWPGAVVGPDGRGADWPGWSLVDGEWVEGDEFDWVRPSVQVLFQVNPETVVTVDYPPSSPNCATNPPGKTTTPPTVTQVSNPVDAGTQGTSLAETGATVGLYAAVAAGLAAVGAAIVLLTRRTRKS encoded by the coding sequence ATGATCACGTCGGGAGGACGCCGCCTCGCCGCACGCGCGCTGGCCGTCACCACCACCGCGGCCGCCGCCGCGCTGCTCGCCGCTCCCGCCGCGGTCGCGGCCGACGGCGACACGTACGTCCCCGAGCCGACCATCGACCTGACCGTGCTGACGCCGGTCTGCGACGGCGACGTCCCCTACCTGGAGTACGCGGTCGACGTCACCGGCACGGACAACGACACGGCGACGATCACGTGGATCAACCCGGACGGCGACGACATCGTCCAGTCGGGCATGCCGCTCTCGGGCCGCGTGCTGTGGCCCGGCGCGGTCGTCGGCCCGGACGGCCGCGGTGCCGACTGGCCGGGCTGGAGCCTCGTGGACGGCGAGTGGGTCGAGGGCGACGAGTTCGACTGGGTCCGCCCGTCCGTGCAGGTCCTGTTCCAGGTGAACCCGGAGACCGTCGTGACGGTCGACTACCCGCCGTCGTCGCCGAACTGCGCGACGAACCCGCCCGGGAAGACCACCACCCCGCCGACGGTCACCCAGGTCTCGAACCCGGTCGACGCGGGGACGCAGGGCACGAGCCTCGCCGAGACCGGGGCCACGGTGGGCCTGTACGCCGCCGTCGCCGCCGGCCTCGCCGCCGTCGGCGCCGCGATCGTCCTGCTGACCCGCCGGACGCGCAAGAGCTGA